One Bombilactobacillus folatiphilus genomic window, AATCGTAATCGTTTGTTCAATTGGAGTGTAATAGACATTGATACTTTGATCAACACTATCACCGCTTACCGTGGTTGCATCAATTTTCGTTTGCGTTGGTTGATATCCTGGCAACGTTG contains:
- a CDS encoding mucin-binding protein; protein product: MKDYVVPTLPGYQPTQTKIDATTVSGDSVDQSINVYYTPIEQTITIQYVDESGQNVDTQEVKGYTGDTVY